From the Paucidesulfovibrio longus DSM 6739 genome, the window TTGGCCCCGCCGGTAAGATCGCTGATGCGCTGGCGCTGGGCGGCCACGGCCGCGTCGATGACCGAGGAGTTGAAGGAAACCTCCGCTCCCTTGACGTATTCAACGATCTTGCGGCCCACGATGCCGCCGGCCACGACGGTTTCGGCCAGGGAGTTGCCACCCAGGCGGTTGAAGCCGTGCATGTCCCAGCAGGCGGCCTCGCCCGCGGAGAAGAGTCCCTTGAGCCCGTAGGCCGCGCCGTCCTTGTTGGTGCGCACGCCGCCCATGGAATAGTGCTGGGTGGGCCGCACCGGGATGAGCTGGTGGATGGGGTCCACGCCCAGGAAGCTCGTGCAGATCTCGTAGACCTCGCGGAGCTTGCCCGTGATGTGCTTCTCGCCCAGGTGACGGATGTCGAGCCAGAGATGGTCGCCGTAGGGGCTCTTCACGCCCTTGCCCTCGCGGATGTGATGGGTCATCCAGCGGGAGACCACGTCGCGCGAGGCCAGTTCGGCCTTTTCCGGCTCGTAGATGTGCATGAACCGCTCTTCGTTCACGTCGAGCAGTGTTCCGCCGTCGCCGCGGCAGCCCTCGGTCACGAGGATGTCCGTGGGCACGATGCCCGTGGGGTGGAACTGCACGGCCTCCATGTTGCCCATGGGCACTGCGCCGGTATTGATGGCGGCGATGTGGCCGCCGCCGTCGCAGACCACGGCATTGGTGGTGTTCGGGTAGATGCGCCCGAAGCCGCCCGTGGCGATCATGGTCGCCTTGGAGAGGTAGACGCGCAGCTCGCCGGTCTTGAGGCAGCGGACCACGGCGCCGTAGCACACGCCCGCGTCGTGGATCAGGGCGATGGCCTCGGTCTTGTCGTGGACCTCCACGCCGAGCTGGGCGCAGCGGTTGTCCACCGTGAAGAGCACGGAGTGGCCCGTGCCGTCCGAGACGTAGCAGGTGCGCCACTTGGCCGTGCCGCCGAAGGCGCGGGCCGTGATCAGGCCCCGGTTCTCGTCCTTCTCGACCTTCTCGAACTCCTTGCCGCCCTTGAAGTATTTGCTTTTGCCCGGAACGACGCGGTTCCAGGGCACGCCCCAGTGGGCCAGCCTGCGCATCTCGATGGGCGCGCTGTCCGCGAAGAGGCGGGCCACTTCCTGGTCGCAGCCCCAGTCGGAACCCTTGACCGTATCCTCGAAATGCACGTCCGGGCTGTCGCCCTCGCCCATGGCCGAATTGCCGAGGGCCGCCTGCATGCCGCCCTGGGCCGCGGAGGAATGGGACCGCCGGGCCGGAACCAGGCTGAGGCAGATGGCCGAGAGGCCGGCCTGACCCGCTTCGATGGCTGCCCGCTCGCCCGCGAGGCCCGCG encodes:
- a CDS encoding fumarate reductase flavoprotein subunit: MQTIYTDVLVIGAGLAGERAAIEAGQAGLSAICLSLVPARRSHSSAAQGGMQAALGNSAMGEGDSPDVHFEDTVKGSDWGCDQEVARLFADSAPIEMRRLAHWGVPWNRVVPGKSKYFKGGKEFEKVEKDENRGLITARAFGGTAKWRTCYVSDGTGHSVLFTVDNRCAQLGVEVHDKTEAIALIHDAGVCYGAVVRCLKTGELRVYLSKATMIATGGFGRIYPNTTNAVVCDGGGHIAAINTGAVPMGNMEAVQFHPTGIVPTDILVTEGCRGDGGTLLDVNEERFMHIYEPEKAELASRDVVSRWMTHHIREGKGVKSPYGDHLWLDIRHLGEKHITGKLREVYEICTSFLGVDPIHQLIPVRPTQHYSMGGVRTNKDGAAYGLKGLFSAGEAACWDMHGFNRLGGNSLAETVVAGGIVGRKIVEYVKGAEVSFNSSVIDAAVAAQRQRISDLTGGAKGKENVYAVRAAMQDSLNRGANIFRNDADLKTCVAELQEVLGRARKVGLASDGLGANPELAAALKIEGQVKMALMVAYGALQRTESRGSHNREDYTARNDRDWLKRTLAYWKNPGDDLPTLEYEPASSVLDLPPGYRGYGKMDIIPMEGQEAEKPAEGASGKKSAEKGDK